The nucleotide sequence ACGCTGCTGCAACCATTCCATCATAGGTATTGAATAGAGCTACCCTTGGTCTTATGGAAGGCCTCAGTCCACTTAGAAACTCCGATGCTGCAAGTTCATCTGACCTCACAAGATTAGTTCGTGCATACCATGCTAGCTCAAGGAACTTAGATGCATACTGAGCAACGGTCATGTTTCCTTGGCTCAACCCTAGAAATTCTTCGCGTTTAGCAGCGCTTATAGTTTGAGGAAAATATATATTCAAAAACAGCTCCTCTAATTCTCCCCAAGTGATGGATTTAACATCACGTATCCTTTTAACATATTCCCACCAGTGGTGAGCCGCTCCAGTAAGACAGTATGTGGCAAACCCCACTTTCAGGTCATCGGGGACATCACTTACATCAAAACATTGCTTTATCCTTGCAAGCCACTCCACCCCTTCTAACGGTTCATCAGGATTTCCTGCATACTGCGGGGGCGACAGACTAATGAAAACCTTCAAAAATTTCAGCCTCCGATCTACTCCGGATGTGCCCTCAAGCGCAGGGTCAGCCATTTGCTTGATGGCCTGTAAAACCTTAGCCACATCCTCATCATATGGAGCCCTGGGATTGGATAAAGTAGCTTCGCTTGTTCTAGGCATATCTttctgaaatttaaacaaacaaaacattagCTTCCATACAAATGCATAATCAAGAGACTATTCTAAGTGTAGGCAACAGCATACTAGCCACCTTAGCAGTTACCCATCATGCCGGTGAAGTCACCAACTTCAGATATACCAACAAGACTACATACAAGTCGAATCTAAAGGCTAAAGCAAAAATTCACCATCAGTATCATCACAGTATTCACCATGACACAATCATTTAAAATGGATGGCATAACTGTAAGAActttaataatttataatttataaggCACTCTCAAGAGATGGAACACAGTAcagtttttctttggtttttcttAGAAAAGCGAATCAGAAAACAGACTCATGAGTCATAACACAGCCGACTGCATCATCAATGTGAGTTTGACAACAAAAACGCCTAAAGAATTATCATCGTAATTAATACAACTCTTAAGAAACACAAGTGATGCTTTACTAGATTCAACAGGTACAGAGAATGGGAGACGAATGACTGGAGGCATTCGCTCCATAAATTTCTTAAGCCAATCAATCTGAGCATCAGGATCATTAAAGGCCATGAATAACGCTATGTTATTCTTGCGTAAACTTTGGAAGATAACAAGTATGCTCATCTTCTCTTCAACTCCAGGAAGGACCCTAAGAATCTCGATCACCTCTTGGCTTATCCTCCACCAAGATGGCACCTCCGGTCTCATCCATCATAGATGCCACAAGTGACACACGCTTTGACTGCATTCACGTATGTGTTCATTTATCGAGGAAACCTGCCTCCAACTCATACTACATGTCCCTCGTATCATCATCCACAGTATCATCACAAAGTACAATCCCTGATGAAgccaaaatattttttgatGAATCTTGATGATATGTTCATCTCACAGGATGCATTTGACTTATTATTCTGTTGGGATTATCCTGGCATGCTACCACTTCTGATATATAAACTACCCTAAGAGTTATTTACTGAACGCAAGAAAATTGCAcgtgtaagaaaaaaaattagttaaaactaatataacaCCTGCAAACTATCTTAAACTGGGTATACCATAGTTAGCCTACATAATTTTCTTTAACTTAACTCCTCAATAACGCACGCCCGCCCGCAAGCATGACACACAGACAGAGTACGAGACAAGAGGCAGAAGAAGCACACTGCAAAATATTGGAGGAGTAGTCAAGAAATAACAAGCAATGAGGTACTCATCATAAGAAAACAAGAAGAGAACTGACTGTAATCTTTCTCAATCTAAAGAAGCAATTATATTAATCCCTGAAAGTTTGTCCTTTGGGCAAAGAAACACTAAATGTCTACCATTTAATCCAAACGGTCATATggtttctgatttgatttgtgTAATTGTTGGTAGAAAACTGTTGGATCGTTTGAAATATAATGTGGAATAAGACCTACAATATATATGGTTCAAGATGAGGGGGACAGACATTTTGACGCACTTTCTTGTGGTTCCCATTCCGTAACTCTTTTTCAAGAATCGGAACCTTGCATGCGTAACATCAGCTCAATAACATCAAATTGAATAACTTTAATAATTCCATCATCCCTAAAGTACAAGTTCAGTGCTATAACAGCTAGTATTTCAGTAGGTTACTGAAATTACATTAAACAATCTCACAAATAACACCAAGTTGTGGTTGAAATTTGTTGGTCAAACTTTTTGCTTTGTGGTTATGGAACTTATCCACACCACATCTATGCAGGAGGAGGATTTTTTTCCCATActaatctctctccccttccctcTCCTCCTACTTAAACTGTTACGGTTAAACCatattaatatcttatattaattttttttttttacaaaaacaaTAAGACAGAAAGCAATGGTTAAACCatattaatatcttatattattttttttttttacaaaaacaaTAAGACAGAAAGCAATGTATGTGTGAGAGGAGGAGAGAAGGGGAGAAAACAAGAGGGGCGAGAATCCGATGCGTGTACAGCATCACCTTAAATCTTCAactttcaacaacaaaaattaatcaTGGATGTTGCACGAGAAAAGAAAACCCAGAGAGAATCAGAATAAGCAAGAAAGTAACTAACCTTCGTATGAACTTTCCCTTTCACTGCTAGATGATTCCGATTCATCTATATGTTTGTTTCGCACCGGATAGAATATTTTGGTTCGCGCGCCAACCACTCGGCTTTTCATAACAAAGCCTTCCCGTCTGGAGCTCGGCTTTTCTAAATTGGGCTGTTATTATAAGGGGCCCAATGATATTCTTGGGACCGTTTGTGAAGAAAATGGAATTCTCGTtcgtttagaagtgtttttataaTTCCTTAAAGCATTAT is from Pyrus communis chromosome 10, drPyrComm1.1, whole genome shotgun sequence and encodes:
- the LOC137749055 gene encoding uncharacterized protein; this translates as MNRNHLAVKGKVHTKKDMPRTSEATLSNPRAPYDEDVAKVLQAIKQMADPALEGTSGVDRRLKFLKVFISLSPPQYAGNPDEPLEGVEWLARIKQCFDVSDVPDDLKVGFATYCLTGAAHHWWEYVKRIRDVKSITWGELEELFLNIYFPQTISAAKREEFLGLSQGNMTVAQYASKFLELAWYARTNLVRSDELAASEFLSGLRPSIRPRVALFNTYDGMVAAALRVEQSLEDSEEEPFEEASGVGGKRPRNQYICHHCGEPGHIRPNCPELNSRAF